Genomic DNA from Thermodesulfobacteriota bacterium:
CCCACCGCCTGCCCGGAGATCTATGCCCCGGTTTGCGGCTGCGACGGGCTCACCTACGACAACAGCTGCTTGGCCGATGGCGCCGGGGTCTCGGTGGCCCACACCGGGCCCTGCGTGCCGCCGACCCCGGCCACGCCGGACCTCAAGGCCAACGGTGCGGACGGCCCTTTGACCGTCCTGGCCTGGGAGCCGGTGCGGGTCACCATCGCCCTGGATCCCGGCAGTCATGCAGGCGAGCCGGCCCGCTGGTGGCTCCTGGCCGCCACCCCCGGCGGCTGGTACTCCTATGCCTATCCCATCGGCTGGCGGCCAGGCATTGGTCGTGGGGTCATGCTGCCCATCGTCGCCCTGCCACCCTCAGCCGTCATCGCCAGCCCCCTGCCTGAGGGCCGCTACACCTTCCTCTTTGCGGTCCAGAGCATCAGCCGGGCGGTATGGGCCGATGCCCTGCAGCTGGAGGTGGTGCCGGGGATCCTGCGGCCGGCACCGGCCGGGCGGTAGAGACCAATTTCAGGGGGATGGCCCCCGTTGCCACTGGCAGGGAGCAAGGCTCCATGATCACCGTCTTTCGGGTTGAGGGGTTCAAGTCGCTCCAGAAGGTCGCCATTGACCTGGGGCGGATCAATATCTTCATCGGAGCCAACGGCAGCGGCAAGTCCAACCTGCTTGAATCCATAGGCGTGATGGGCTCGGCGGCCTTCGGCTCTGTGGAGCCGGAGACCCTGCGCTACCGGGGGGTGCGGCCGGGCCTGCCAGCGCTCTACAAGACCTCGTTTCAGGGCCAACACTTCCGGAGACTCATCAGCCTGGAGGCTGGCAGCAACGATGCCACCTACCGCCTGGGCCTGGACAACCCGATCAGGAATCCGAGCGTCCGGTGGAGGATCGCCAGCGAATCTCTGGAGGACCACGGCAAGCCCGTCCTTTCCCGGAGCCCCCGGGGGTGCCGGTTCTATGACGCCACCGGGAGGTCCGAGCGCATCACGCCACGCCAGGATCAGACCCTGGCCAGGCTAGCCCTGGCCCTGACCGATCAGGAAGACGTCACTGCCGCCCAGCAGCTCATGGAGGAGCTGACCGGATACGCCATCTACTCCCCGACGACCCCGGTGCTGCGGGGAATTGCCACCGAGGAGGTTTCCCGGGATCCCCTCGGCCTGACCGGCGGCGGTCTGCCTGAGGCCGTGCAGCACATCACCAGAAGAGCGGAAGGCACCATCGGCCCATTCGATCGCGATGAGGTCTGGGAGCTGATCGAATGGGCCGAAGACATGGCCGCCGTGCCCGCACCTCAGGCCCTGGTCTCGCCGGCGGTCAAGACCGCCCCTGTGGTTCTGCGCTTCAAGGACCGATTCATGCGCTGGGAAAGGTCAGTCCTTTCGGCCTATGACGCCAGCGAGGGGGCGCTGTACGTCCTGTTCCTCATCGCCCTGTCGAGCCATGAGCGATCCCCACCCATCTTTGCGGTGGACAACTTCGACCATGCCATCCACCCCCGCCTGGCTGCCGCCCTCACCAGCATGGTCTCCCAGCAGATCGTGAAGGAGGGCAAGCGCCAGCTCCTGGCCACCACCCACAATCCCCTGGTGCTGGACGGCCTCGATCTGACCAACGATCAGATCCGGCTTTTCGCGGTGGACCGGGATCCCGCCGGCGTCACGCAGGTAAGCCGGGTCCAGGTCAGCGAGGAGCTCCTGGCCGAGTCCCGGAAAGGCCTGCCCCTTTCCCGACTCTGGCTCATGGGCAGGCTGGGCGGTATCCCCCGATCCTTGTGAGGACGTCATGGTACGCGTGGGGATCGTCGCCGAGGGCAA
This window encodes:
- a CDS encoding AAA family ATPase translates to MITVFRVEGFKSLQKVAIDLGRINIFIGANGSGKSNLLESIGVMGSAAFGSVEPETLRYRGVRPGLPALYKTSFQGQHFRRLISLEAGSNDATYRLGLDNPIRNPSVRWRIASESLEDHGKPVLSRSPRGCRFYDATGRSERITPRQDQTLARLALALTDQEDVTAAQQLMEELTGYAIYSPTTPVLRGIATEEVSRDPLGLTGGGLPEAVQHITRRAEGTIGPFDRDEVWELIEWAEDMAAVPAPQALVSPAVKTAPVVLRFKDRFMRWERSVLSAYDASEGALYVLFLIALSSHERSPPIFAVDNFDHAIHPRLAAALTSMVSQQIVKEGKRQLLATTHNPLVLDGLDLTNDQIRLFAVDRDPAGVTQVSRVQVSEELLAESRKGLPLSRLWLMGRLGGIPRSL